One window from the genome of Dermacentor silvarum isolate Dsil-2018 chromosome 5, BIME_Dsil_1.4, whole genome shotgun sequence encodes:
- the LOC119453715 gene encoding pseudouridine-5'-phosphatase, whose product MATDSKAAFKPVTHVLFDMDGLLLDTESLYTEATQRVTQRYGKDYTWEIKAAVMGTAGSESTCIIIDKLQLPLTVEQLEAELHQMHAELFPTAQLMPGAERLVSHLHRCGVPIAVATSSKRDSFVLKTSCHKELFAKFHHIVCGGDDAEVSRGKPHPDIFLVAAGKFENAPPPEKVLVFEDSPNGVLAAVAAGMQVVMVPDPRVDEDSRKSATLCLTSLEDFKPELFGLPPYNHCN is encoded by the exons ATGGCAACCGATTCAAAGGCCGCGTTCAAGCCCGTTACACACGTGCTTTTTGACATGGATGGTCTGCTCCTGG aCACAGAGTCGTTGTACACGGAGGCCACGCAACGGGTGACGCAGCGTTACGGCAAGGACTACACTTGGGAAATCAAGGCAGCCGTGATGGGCACCGCTGGGTCCGAGTCAACGTGCATCATCATCGACAAGCTGCAGCTGCCGCTCACCGTGGAGCAACTCGAGGCCGAGCTGCACCAGATGCACGCAGAGCTCTTCCCCACTGCACAACTAATGCCTG GGGCCGAGCGGCTTGTGAGTCATCTCCACCGGTGCGGGGTGCCCATTGCCGTGGCGACCAGCTCCAAACGAGACTCGTTTGTGCTCAAGACCAGCTGCCACAAAGAGCTGTTTGCCAAGTTCCACCACATAGTGTGTGGCGGGGATGATGCAGAGGTGTCAAGGGGCAAGCCACACCCAGACATCTTTCTCGTGGCTGCTGGAAAGTTTGAGAATGCACCTCCACCTGAAAAG GTTCTGGTGTTTGAGGACTCCCCCAACGGTGTGCTGGCAGCCGTGGCTGCTGGCATGCAGGTGGTCATGGTGCCAGATCCACGTGTTGACGAGGACTCGCGCAAGAGTGCTACGCTGTGCTTGACCTCACTGGAAGACTTTAAACCCGAGTTGTTCGGTCTCCCACCATACAACCACTGTAACTGA